In Podospora pseudoanserina strain CBS 124.78 chromosome 5, whole genome shotgun sequence, a single window of DNA contains:
- the LIS1_2 gene encoding Lissencephaly-1 (EggNog:ENOG503NW2C; antiSMASH:Cluster_7; SMCOG1173:WD-40 repeat-containing protein; COG:Z) has protein sequence MNTNILTTRQAEELHKAIIAYLTANNLSNTASALRSELNLGEDVFDPATAKKYEGLLEKKWTSVVRLQKKIMDLESRNSTLQSELENSTPTSRQNKDPVAWLPKSPARHTLQSHRNPITCVAFHPVFSSLASGSEDQTIKIWDWELGELERTIKGHTKAVLDVDFGGPRGNTLLASCSSDLTIKLWDPSDDYKNIRTLPGHDHSVSAVRFIPSGVAGGTGNLLVSASRDKTLRIWDVSTGYCVKTLRGHAEWVRDVCPSIDGRFILSTSDDYTGRLWDVSIPNPEPKTTLIGHEHVVLCCAIAPAAAYPHLAAMAGIKKPPATSAVEFMATGSRDKTIRLWDARGTCIKILVGHDNWVRGLVFHPGGKYLLSVADDYTLRCWDLTQEGRCVKTIGDAHGHFVQCIRWAPSIVKDVPAVNGEGANGESNGTPRKSSGGCRCGW, from the exons ATGAATACAAACATCCTGACCACCCGTCAGGCTGAGGAGCT ACACAAAGCCATCATCGCCTACCTTACTGCCAACAACCTTTCGAATACCGCGTCGGCCCTGCGATCAGAGCTCAAccttggggaggatgtgttTGATCCAGCAACCGCAAAGAAGTATGAGGGGCTGCTAGAAAAGAAATGGACGAGTGTCGTGCGGTTACAAAAGAAG ATCATGGATCTCGAGTCCCGGAATAGCACTTTGCAATCAGAGCTCGAAAACAGCACCCCCACGTCCCGACAAAATAAAGATCCAGTAGCCTGGCTGCCCAAATCTCCAGCCCGCCACACGCTGCAATCCCACCGAAATCCAATCACATGCGTCGCCTTCCACCCAGTATTCTCATCACTGGCTTCTGGCTCGGAGGACCAAACCATCAAAATTTGGGACTGGGAGCTGGGCGAGCTCGAAAGGACGATCAAAGGCCATACCAAAGCTGTGCTCGATGTCGATTTCGGCGGACCTAGGGGAAACACCTTGCTTGCTTCGTGCAGCTCAGACTTGACCATCAAGCTCTGGGACCCATCAGACGACTACAAGAATATCCGAACGCTCCCTGGTCACGACCACAGCGTCAGCGCAGTTCGATTCATCCCGTCAGGGGTAGCAGGTGGTACCGGCAACCTCCTTGTCAGCGCGAGTCGAGACAAGACGTTGAGGATATGGGATGTGAGCACAGGCTATTGCGTAAAGACTCTTCGAGGACACGCCGAATGGGTCCGTGATGTCTGCCCATCCATTGACGGGAGGTTCATCTTGTCGACGAGTGACGATTATACCGGCCGGTTGTGGGACGTCTCGATACCGAACCCGGAGCCGAAGACCACACTGATCGGACACGAGCACGTTGTGTTATGTTGCGCCATTGCTCCTGCGGCTGCTTATCCACATCTTGCCGCCATGGCAGGGATCAAGAAGCCACCAGCAACGAGTGCCGTAGAGTTCATGGCGACCGGCTCAAGAGACAAAACGATTCGGCTGTGGGATGCGAGAGGGACGTGTATCAAGATATTGGTGGGCCACGACAACTGGGTGCGGGGCCTTGTCTTCCACCCTGGTGGAAAGTACTTGTTGTCCGTGGCTGATGATTATACGTTGCGGTGCTGGGATCTGACCCAGGAGGGTAGATGTGTCAAGACAATAGGGGACGCACACGGGCATTTCGTGCAGTGTATCCGGTGGGCGCCTTCGATCGTCAAGGATGTCCCGGCAGTCAATGGTGAGGGCGCCAATGGTGAATCGAACGGGACACCAAGGAAAAGCAGCGGGGGCTGCCGGtgcgggtggtga
- a CDS encoding hypothetical protein (EggNog:ENOG503NYZ8; COG:O): protein MRLYIERPIYLTTRLKSDHAALTHGNLTSSHPNVHKTPPSHPSHHHDPFNHHRSTTNKLPQSIMAKLTLLTLLGLLTPTALSLRPSPGCGKTPALVTSSSTTTPLRITSNNKQREFFVRLPQNYNSSTPHRLIFTLHALGGTAQQVIAGQGGYLPYYGLPPLANSSTIPTVFVIPNGLNNGWQNSNGEDVTFLRSVLSTVESDLCVDQDLRFSTGFSYGAAMSYSLACSLGREIRAVAALSGNPQISGCAAGSEPVAYYGQHGTTDNVLPLAQARQMRDRFLKNNGCAAQAEPPVPAAGSQGKVKTVYTGCLPDKPVTFVVFDGGHVPTPRETGESETFAHKETWEFFSQFT from the coding sequence ATGAGGCTATATATCGAAAGGCCTATTTACCTTACCACCCGGCTCAAATCCGACCATGCGGCTCTCACCCACGGCAATCTCACATCTTCACATCCCAATGTTCATaaaacaccaccctctcacccatcccaccaccatgaccctttcaaccaccaccgatcAACTACCAACAAACTCCCCCAGAGCATCATGGCCAaactcaccctcctcaccctcctaGGTCTGCTGACCCCAAcagccctctccctccgcccctccccAGGCTGCGGCAAAACCCCCGCCCTCgtaacctcctcctccaccaccacccccctccgaataacctccaacaacaaacaacgCGAATTCTTCGTtcgcctcccccaaaacTACAACTCCTCGACCCCCCACCGCCTAATCTTCACCCTCCACGCCCTAGGCGGCACAGCCCAGCAAGTCATCGCCGGCCAAGGGGGCTACCTCCCCTACTACGGCCTCCCCCCCCTagccaactcctccaccatcccaacaGTCTTCGTAATCCCCAACGGCCTCAACAACGGCTGGCAAAACTCCAACGGCGAGGACGTCACCTTCCTCCGCTCCGTCCTCTCCACCGTCGAGTCAGACCTCTGCGTCGACCAGGACCTCCGCTTCTCCACCGGCTTCTCCTACGGCGCCGCAATGTCCTACTCGCTCGCCTGCTCGCTCGGGAGGGAGATCAGGGCCGTGGCCGCGCTGAGCGGGAACCCCCAGATCAGCGGGTGTGCCGCCGGCTCCGAGCCCGTCGCCTACTACGGCCAGCACGGGACGACGGACAACGTCTTGCCTCTGGCTCAGGCGAGGCAGATGAGGGATCGTTTCCTGAAAAATAACGGTTGCGCCGCCCAGGCTGAGCCGCCCGTCCCGGCGGCGGGAAGCCAGGGGAAGGTCAAGACGGTGTATACCGGTTGTTTGCCCGACAAGCCCGTCACGTTTGTCGTTTTTGACGGGGGCCATGTTCCCACCCCCAGGGAGACAGGCGAGAGCGAGACTTTTGCGCACAAGGAGACTTGGGAGTTCTTTAGTCAGTTTACCTGA
- a CDS encoding hypothetical protein (antiSMASH:Cluster_7; COG:S; EggNog:ENOG503P10B): protein MTSNTPNSGEPFVPTKLIKHFQANHTTRDAQTSGWSALWDSQQNDLWDRGKPSPALIDLIESAPWPSRERRRPKALVPGCGKGYDVVMLALHGFDVYGLDVSPTGVETARAYAAKQLDAPLAHNYGEGNREKYPKDQRGEVTFMAGDFFKRDWEGKCVREGETFEGFDLIYDYTFLCALLPEMRRDWGRRMGELLGPQPAKLVCLEFPLYKDLKLPGPPWALREGIYYDVLAGGGTGVFDNDEAAQSALQRPNKGPLERVARIRPSRTYPQGEGTDHLGIWQVKSW from the exons ATGACTTCTAACACACCAAACTCCGGGGAACCATTTGTTCCCACTAAGCTCATCAAGCATTTTCAGGCGAATCACACAACCCGAGACGCCCAGACCAGTGGGTGGTCGGCGTTGTGGGACTCGCAGCAGAACGATCTCTGGGACAGGGGGAAGCCATCGCCTGCCCTTATTGACTTGATCGAGTCTGCTCCATGGCCGTCGCGTGAGCGAAGGAGGCCAAAGGCGTTGGTGCCG GGCTGCGGAAAAGGCTATGACGTCGTGATGCTGGCCCTGCATGGGTTCGATGTGTATGGGCTTGACGTCTCACCGACAGGTGTCGAGACTGCGAGGGCTTATGCCGCGAAGCAACTAGATGCACCCCTTGCACACAACTATGGAGAGGGGAATCGAGAAAAGTACCCGAAGGATCAGCGGGGAGAGGTAACGTTTATGGCTGGTGACTTTTTCAAGCGCGACTGGGAGGGCAAGTGTGTGCGCGAGGGGGAGACCTTTGAGGGTTTTGATCTTATCTATGATTACACT TTCTTATGTGCTCTCCTCCCGGAGATGCGTCGAGACTGGGGCCGTCGAATGGGAGAATTGCTCGGACCTCAACCTGCAAAGCTGGTTTGCCTCGAATTTCCCCTCTACAAAGACCTCAAGCTTCCTGGTCCACCATGGGCCTTGAGAGAAGGAATCTATTACGATGTGTTGGCTGGCGGTGGGACCGGGGTTTTTGATAATGACGAAGCAGCCCAATCGGCCCTGCAACGGCCCAACAAGGGACCGCTGGAGCGAGTGGCCCGCATCAGGCCTTCTCGGACGTATccgcaaggagaaggaactGATCATCTGGGCATCTGGCAGGTCAAAAGCTGGTAA
- a CDS encoding hypothetical protein (EggNog:ENOG503NXHX; COG:S; antiSMASH:Cluster_7), whose translation MPRDAERTEAAGGGSTRFTRVRRASYCRVLLIVSTFCLLGPYSQLLRVTSPFCEQLGGFINHRHRPQLSSLLPPLKFKKDGSFQLSIFSDLHFGENAWEPWGPKQDLASLGVINSVLDREPETDFVVLNGDIITGENVYLDNGTQYIDKIAETLASRDITWGSTYGNHDSDCRLSPTAMFEREKRYKGSRTARMVRGREEGVGVTNYYLEVQGLDARVEMVLWFFDSRGGFVSQEEGGGNRRKGRENWVSKEVVRWFREMSGRLKRENGGRSLPGLGFVHIPIGAFWDAQKRGIDGKKQPGINGDQPVNRQGEGWCEDGREGCEYGGQDGGFMEAVMEEGLLGLFVGHDHGDTWCSDYEKGSRRVYLCFGQHTGYGGYGSWIRGSRQVWVSIEGLRLREMDTWVRLESGKVVGRVRLNETFGRDEYEVVEDERTHLPVDEEN comes from the exons ATGCCGCGAGACGCTGAAAGGACGgaagctgctggtggtggtagcaCGAGGTTTACGAGGGTCAGACGGGCATCGTATTGCCGAGTTTTGTTGATCGTGTCGACGTTTTGTCTACTCGGTCCTTATTCACAGCTCCTTCGTGTAACAAGCCCATTTTGCGAACAGCTTGGCGGCTTCATCAATCATCGCCATCGACCGCAACTCAGTTCCCTCCTGCCGCCGCTTAAGTTCAAAAAAGACGGCAGCTTCCAACTGAGCATCTTTTCAGATTTGCATTTTGGCGAGA ACGCCTGGGAACCCTGGGGTCCCAAACAagacctcgcctccctcggcGTGATAAACTCTGTTTTGGACAGAGAACCAGAGACGGATTTTGTGGTGCTGAATGGTGATATCATCACGGGGGAGAATGTTTATCTCGACAACGGCACCCAGTATATCGACAAAATCGCCGAGACGTTGGCAAGTAGAGATATTACGTGGGGGAGTACGTACGGGAATCACGACTCGGACTGCAGGCTGTCGCCCACGGCGATGTTTGAGCGGGAGAAGAGGTACAAAGGCAGTAGAACGGCGAGGATGGTAAGGGGcagagaggagggggtgggggtgacGAATTATTATTTGGAGGTGCAAGGGCTGGAtgcgagggtggagatggtgttgtggtttTTTGATAGCAGAGGTGGTTTTGTTTcccaggaggagggaggtgggaataggaggaaggggagggaaaatTGGGTTAGCAAGGAagtggtgaggtggtttAGGGAGATGAGCGGGAGGCTGAAGAGAGAgaatggggggaggagtttgccggggttggggtttgtgcATATCCCTATTGGGGCTTTTTGGGATGCTCAGAAAAGGGGGATAGACGGGAAGAAGCAGCCTGGAATTAATGGGGATCAGCCGGTTAACCgacaaggggaggggtggtgtgaagatgggagggagggttgcGAGTATGGGGGGCAGGATGGGGGGTTTatggaggcggtgatggaggaggggttgttggggttgtttgtgGGGCATGATCATGGGGATACGTGGTGTTCGGATTATGAAAaggggagcaggagggtTTATTTGTGTTTTGGGCAGCATACGGGTTATGGGGGGTATGGGAGTTGGATTAGGGGATCGAGGCAGGTGTGGGTTTCGATTGAGGGGTTAAGATTGCGGGAGATGGATACGTGGGTTAGGCTGGAGagtgggaaggtggtggggagagtgAGGTTGAATGAGACTTTTGGGAGGGATGAGtatgaggttgtggaggatgagaggacACATTTGCCGGTTGATGAGGAAAATTAA
- a CDS encoding hypothetical protein (antiSMASH:Cluster_7; EggNog:ENOG503PF5H), producing MRTSSPIFLLLGAALASPNVIDDFVGQGQIHVLNSSSYVSADPATDTIGCLTASGLLSKSNCATFTRTESYPYMLVSSRGVCTFNDKSMPNNKDSYYGKNTYAWHCLEEAKAGIDGERYYTIQGFKHPYLCNGNLGCYYDIPDAPENDDDSGDSFSVQEVGKTKAVQPVWQFFWGAHQMGITPGHLQVLWLWVPVKGKEKRDDGEQWRLVQ from the exons ATGAGaacctcatcaccaatcttcctcctcttaGGAGCAGCACTCGCATCCCCAAACGTAATAGACGACTTTGTCGGCCAAGGCCAAATCCACGTCCTCAACTCGAGCTCCTACGTCTCGGCCGACCCGGCAACAGACACCATCGGCTGTCTGACCGCGTCGGGATTGCTGTCCAAATCCAACTGCGCCACATTCACGCGGACGGAAAGCTACCCCTACATGCTCGTCTCGTCAAGGGGCGTCTGTACGTTCAACGACAAGAGCAtgcccaacaacaaggacaGCTACTACGGCAAGAACACGTACGCGTGGCACTGcctcgaggaggccaaggccgggattgatggggagaggtATTATACTATC CAAGGATTCAAACACCCATACCTCTGCAACGGGAACCTGGGGTGCTACTACGACATCCCGGATGCTCCGGAAAATGATGACGATAGCGGGGACAGTTTCTCGGTTCAGGAGGTGGGCAAGACGAAAGCTGTGCAGCCAGTGTGGCAGTTCTTTTGGGGAGCCCATCAGATGGGGATCACGCCGGGGCATTTGCAGGTGTTGTGGCTTTGGGTGCCGGttaaggggaaggagaagagagatgatggggagcaGTGGAGGTTGGTTCAATAG
- a CDS encoding hypothetical protein (antiSMASH:Cluster_7), translating to MTQCYQAKTDVKRREDVYLCSEWKHRIHSIIGHRLPDAIYRQFHKLQHPNSEVCRHTPDCISWSKMQKQYMRRKDEIDVKFQQIVRGSHPLVEDCFIRRDNRQLFPLSLTGLVSTCSPYYANQQCVQIKTHVVQTPHDQPWMTVIEILDRGGKQFVPRRGGMRGF from the exons ATGACTCAATGTTATCAAGCCAAGACCGATGTGAAACGCCGGGAGGACGTCTATCTTTGCTCGGAGTGGAAGCACAGGATTCACTCCATTATCGGCCACCGCTTGCCGGACGCCATTTATCGCCAGTTTCACAAGTTGCAGCACCCCAACTCTGAGGTCTGCCGTCATACTCCGGATTGCATCTCCTGGAGCAAGATGCAGAAGCAATATATGCGACGCAAAGACGAGATTGACGTCAAGTTTCAACAAATTGTCAGAGGAAGCCACCCCCTAGTTGAGGACTGCTTCATTCGCAGGGACAATCG TCAATTGTTTCCACTTAGCCTCACGGGCTTGGTATCAACCTGTTCTCCCTACTATGCCAACCAGCAATGCGTCCAAATCAAAACTCACGTCGTCCAAACACCCCATGACCAGCCTTGGATGACTGTTATCGAGATTCTCGACCGAGGTGGAAAGCAGTTCGTACCCCGTAGGGGAGGCATGAGGGGTTTCTAA
- a CDS encoding hypothetical protein (EggNog:ENOG503NWB0; COG:Z; BUSCO:EOG09260GR8; antiSMASH:Cluster_7): MAPHPHLSRRAKSTGSGRPRHAFSPRASLEREILGGKSQQLQLSTTTAQTILFGEHPRNNRPPPSKSFPSLSFWKPITRNSQLGLDTKPNKSQRKQLLAFALLLHPSHVCCFLRIPSSSLTKANLPDALLFLRRRTTLAAMTGRWKPPWLQKLIKRTSTLGSEKRKTCLSTDRLTNHTDQLAHSPRRHLLKSCLLDSDSTTTSPSIEEEQPAMADGEEDFSSLPLTDRWVHKVWKVRKQAYEEAAQAFEKTPDEYDPAFRPFIQDPSLWKTAVADSNVAAQQDGLAALCAFLKFGGREGGVRARQHAVTPICEKGLSSTRAATKASAVEALLLFIEIDVPGPVIEEILPVLSNKQPKVVAAALNALTQIFHNYGCKTADPKPVLKILPKVFGHADKNVRAEATGLAVEFYRWLREAMKPMFWGDLKPTQQTDLEAQFEKIKAEGPAKQERLLRSQQAAKERAPAAGGGDEYGEEGEEEEEAGEVDAFDLAEPQDVISKVPKDFYDNLASSKWKERKEACEALYAIVNVPRIKDGDFGEITRCLAKCMKDANIAVVTQAAQCIEMLAKGLRKGFAKYRSNVMQPIMERLKEKKVTVADALGAALDAVFLSTNLTECLEDITTFLVHKNPQVKEGTMKFLVRCLRTTREVPSKQEIASIVECAKKLLSEGSEVLRSGGAEILGTIMKIIGERAMNPHLEGLDDIRKTKIKEFFETAEVKAKDKPKPPPPAPAARGPPPKKTLGAKKAPPGLKKAPPAAAAPPPEPSPPPAPPAAARPGPAGSKLGKPGLGGLKAPQKRTLGGPAAGAASPRRPAAPRVPSPAFEPEYEEEEPIPASPPPKPRIGLGRGGLAGRSLAKPAAPSAPVPAASPSPTSTFSHMERAELEELRMANERLLKQLDDARHDRSKLTSEIQELKNQNAQLIEDHTRDVLSIKAKETQLVRARSDAEAAEQTNERLRRELDRLKRALSKAEAALNNGGGADSPVSPSLGFRALSPTHDDGGIYRDNALPPSAGRARQSFASTLSEEKENGDGVPHPRKMAPPESRYAGSTASSGRASPARGFRRDISGGDDRDIRNNDSASGSGAYGGYGDRAGSRAGSRAGSRLGDPPINASGAPATSGMESWRRAAEVTSQLKARIELMKAKAASRPQ; the protein is encoded by the exons ATGgccccacacccacacctgTCCCGCAGAGCCAAGAGCACAGGGTCAGGGCGCCCCAGACACGCTTTCTCACCGCGAGCCAGCCTTGAGCGAGAAATCTTGGGCGGCAAGTCACAACAACTGCAATTGTCAACAACCACCGCGCAGACGATCCTTTTCGGCGAACATCCTCGCAACAATCGCCCCCCGCCGAGCAAGAGCTTCCCCTCGCTCTCCTTCTGGAAGCCAATCACGCGCAACAGCCAGCTCGGTCTCgacaccaaacccaacaagTCGCAAAGAAAACAGCTGCTGGCTTTTGCTTTGTTGCTTCACCCCTCGCACGTATGTTGCTTCCTTCGCattccctcctccagcctcaCCAAGGCCAATCTCCCAGATGCGCTTCTGTTCCTTAGACGGCGCACTACACTGGCTGCTATGACGGGCCGTTGGAAACCGCCTTGGCTGCAGAAGCTAATCAAGCGAACTTCAACTCTAGGCTCAGAAAAACGCAAGACTTGCCTCTCGACCGACAGACTTACGAACCACACCGACCAGCTTGCCCACAGTCCCCGGAGACACTTGCTGAAATCCTGCCTGCTAGATTCCGACTctaccaccacatcaccatccatTGAAGAAGAACAGCCCGCCATGGctgacggagaagaagactttAGCTCTTTGCCCCTTACAGATCGCTGGGTCCACAAG GTCTGGAAAGTACGAAAACAGGCATACGAGGAGGCTGCCCAGGCATTCGAAAAGACACCCGACGAGTACGACCCAGCATTCCGACCATTCATCCAAGATCCGAGCTTGTGGAAGACAGCAGTCGCAGACTCCAACGTTGCTGCTCAACAAGATGGCTTGGCTGCCCTCTGCGCATTTCTGAAATTTGGCGGCCGCGAAGGCGGTGTACGAGCCAGACAACATGCTGTCACACCAATTTGCGAGAAGGGCCTGTCCTCCACGAGAGCGGCGACGAAGGCGTCAGCAGTCGAAGCGttgctcctcttcatcgAGATTGATGTTCCCGGCCCGGTGATCGAAGAGATTCTGCCGGTGCTTTCCAACAAGCAACCCAaggttgttgctgcggcGCTTAATGCTTTGACCCAGATCTTTCATAACTATGGCTGCAAAACAGCGGATCCCAAACCCGTTCTCAAGATTCTACCCAAGGTGTTTGGCCACGCCGACAAGAATGTGAGAGCAGAGGCGACGGGGTTGGCGGTCGAGTTCTACCGGTGGCTGCGCGAGGCTATGAAGCCAATGTTCTGGGGCGACCTCAAACCAACACAGCAGACAGATCTCGAAGCGCAGTtcgagaagatcaaggctgAAGGTCCAGCGAAGCAGGAGCGATTGTTGCGATCACAGCAAGCGGCCAAGGAACGGGCACCTGCGGcaggaggtggtgacgagtatggagaggagggagaagaggaggaagaggctggcGAGGTTGACGCTTTTGACCTGGCCGAGCCACAAGACGTCATCAGCAAAGTGCCCAAGGATTTCTACGATAACCTGGCCTCGTCCAAAtggaaggagagaaaggaagCTTGCGAGGCCTTGTATGCTATTGTCAATGTGCCAAGGATCAAGGATGGTGATTTTGGTGAGATCACCCGCTGCTTGGCCAAATGCATGAAGGACGCCAACATTGCGGTCGTCACTCAGGCAGCGCAATGTATCGAAATGCTCGCCAAGGGTCTGCGCAAGGGCTTCGCCAAGTATCGTTCCAACGTCATGCAGCCTATCATGGAGAGAttgaaggaaaagaaggttaCGGTTGCTGATGCGCTTGGTGCTGCGCTGGACGCTGTGTTTCTTTCTACCAACTTGACCGAGTGCTTGGAAGATATCACCACATTCCTCGTTCACAAGAACCCCCAGGTCAAGGAGGGAACCATGAAGTTTCTTGTCAGGTGTCTTCGAACAACCAGGGAGGTGCCGAGCAAGCAGGAAATTGCCAGCATCGTTGAATGCGCCAAGAAGCTGCTCTCCGAGGGTAGCGAGGTTCTTCGGTCTGGCGGTGCCGAGATTCTGGGAACCATCATGAAGATCATTGGCGAAAGAGCCATGAACCCCCATCTCGAAGGTCTTGATGATATCCGAAagaccaagatcaaggagttCTTTGAGACGGCCGaagtcaaggccaaggataagccgaagccgccgccgccagctccCGCTGCGCGGGGGccaccacccaagaagaCGTTGGGCGCAAAGAAGGCCCCTCCAGGTCTCAAAAAGGCACCCCCAGCAGCCGCCGCACCGCCGCCAGagccttcacctccacctgCGCCGCCAGCTGCTGCGCGTCCCGGTCCCGCGGGGAGCAAGCTCGGGAAGCCAGGGCTCGGGGGTCTCAAGGCACCACAGAAGCGCACTCTCGGTGGTCCTGCCGCCGGCGCTGCTTCACCGCGTAGACCGGCGGCCCCTCGCGTGCCATCACCTGCATTTGAGCCGGAAtacgaagaggaggagcccaTTcccgcttctcctccaccaaagccGCGCATCGGTTTGGGACGCGGTGGTCTCGCTGGCCGCTCACTCGCCAAACCAGCTGCGCCATCAGCCCCCGTGCCCGCTGCATCCCCATCTCCGACCTCTACCTTCTCACACATGGAACGTGCCGAGCTAGAGGAATTGCGCATGGCCAATGAGCGCTTGCTCAAACAGCTAGATGACGCTCGTCACGACCGGTCCAAGCTGACATCAGAAATTCAGGAGCTCAAGAACCAAAATGCTCAGTTGATCGAGGATCACACGAGAGATGTACTTtccatcaaggccaaggagacaCAGCTGGTGAGAGCTCGCAGTGATGCCGAGGCTGCCGAACAGACAAATGAGCGGCTACGACGCGAGCTGGACCGTTTGAAGAGGGCGCTCAGTAAGGCCGAAGCCGCCCTCAACAACGGTGGGGGCGCAGACAGCCCTGTATCCCCCAGTCTTGGATTCCGGGCTCTGAGCCCAACGCACGATGATGGCGGGATCTACCGTGACAACGCTCTTCCTCCTAGTGCGGGTAGAGCCCGTCAAAGTTTCGCCAGCACCCTtagcgaggagaaggagaacgGCGACGGTGTGCCGCACCCCCGAAAGATGGCTCCCCCAGAGTCCCGGTACGCGGGCAGCACCGCTAGCAGCGGCCGCGCCAGCCCAGCTAGAGGGTTTAGGCGAGACATTTCCGGGGGTGACGACAGAGACATTCGCAATAACGATAGTGCTAGTGGCAGCGGTGCCTATGGCGGATATGGTGACCGGGCGGGGAGCAGGGCTGGGAGCCGTGCAGGAAGCAGGTTGGGCGATCCACCAATCAATGCTTCTGGTGCTCCAGCGACGTCTGGCATggagagctggagaagagctgCCGAGGTGACGAGCCAGCTGAAGGCCAGGATTGAACTTATGAAG GCAAAGGCAGCGAGCAGACCTCAGTAG